A genome region from Pleurocapsa minor HA4230-MV1 includes the following:
- a CDS encoding prokaryotic E2 ligase family D protein, translating into MIPQLIKQAQALLIFLQDSAVFTTSEDGHTYIKQIDFTNLIEILGQKDFQSDWYLQPNVALHKVCQYNGQILTVSSVLPNQYLLRFDNFSLNVPLPGAVIVHRQSRLWLFAYKGQLSLNSQLYQFPLPNINSDGQVCWGNVSSPNKDTDTMWANFISSKFNYDLSGGKSLSHPNSIVGKLIDISQSLVTVYPEQDLVPNGWSLTKILQLINK; encoded by the coding sequence ATGATTCCGCAACTAATTAAACAGGCTCAAGCGCTGCTAATTTTTCTTCAGGATTCAGCAGTATTTACTACTTCTGAAGATGGTCATACTTATATAAAGCAAATCGATTTTACCAATTTAATTGAAATCTTAGGGCAAAAAGATTTTCAGTCAGACTGGTATTTGCAGCCAAACGTAGCTTTGCATAAAGTATGTCAATACAACGGACAAATACTGACTGTAAGTTCGGTATTGCCAAATCAATATTTGCTGAGGTTTGACAATTTTAGCTTGAACGTTCCTTTGCCTGGGGCTGTAATCGTTCATAGACAGTCTCGCTTGTGGCTTTTTGCATATAAAGGACAGTTGAGCTTAAATTCTCAGCTATATCAATTTCCTTTGCCCAATATTAATTCTGATGGACAGGTATGTTGGGGGAATGTTTCGTCCCCCAATAAAGATACGGATACGATGTGGGCTAACTTTATTTCATCTAAATTTAACTATGACTTGAGTGGGGGAAAGTCACTATCTCACCCCAATTCAATCGTCGGCAAATTAATAGACATTTCTCAAAGTTTAGTCACTGTCTATCCCGAACAAGATTTAGTTCCTAATGGCTGGAGTTTAACCAAAATTCTCCAGCTCATAAACAAATAA
- a CDS encoding ThiF family adenylyltransferase, translating to MSSLSNPLQLNFSDLSILNAKPIYFGFSHIQIYVVGCGGTGSFLIPHLCRIANFLNETGRQIDLTLIDFDRVEEKNLYRQNFCLAELGYNKAQVLAMRYKTMFPKLAITAMSDSIDAIELTTYKPSLIVGCVDNAQARASIEELMIQHASMFAHGVTKKPCWWLDCGNSYTHGQVAIGNWYSTELDDYVLEPATCIKLPLPTIQYPELLQVDEDENISCAEQALLNGQSLNINSQMAIVAGEMVHQLLNSQLKRMQVEVDIFRGSMTSTWISQENIDRLVQKAEPI from the coding sequence ATGTCCTCCCTTTCTAATCCGTTACAGCTAAATTTCAGCGATCTGTCGATTCTCAATGCCAAGCCCATCTATTTTGGTTTTTCCCACATACAAATTTATGTAGTGGGCTGTGGTGGAACTGGTAGCTTTCTAATTCCGCACCTATGTCGTATTGCTAACTTTCTCAATGAGACTGGCAGACAAATAGATTTGACCCTGATTGACTTCGATCGCGTTGAAGAAAAGAATTTGTATCGACAAAACTTTTGCCTGGCAGAATTGGGCTACAACAAGGCGCAGGTGTTGGCAATGCGCTATAAAACTATGTTCCCAAAATTAGCTATTACAGCAATGTCAGATTCTATAGACGCGATTGAACTTACTACCTACAAGCCGAGTTTGATAGTTGGCTGTGTTGATAATGCTCAAGCTAGGGCAAGTATAGAAGAATTAATGATTCAGCACGCATCTATGTTCGCTCATGGCGTAACCAAAAAGCCTTGCTGGTGGCTTGACTGTGGTAATAGCTATACCCACGGGCAGGTTGCGATCGGCAACTGGTACTCTACTGAACTTGACGACTATGTTTTAGAACCTGCTACCTGTATTAAATTGCCCCTGCCTACGATTCAATATCCCGAACTATTGCAAGTAGATGAGGATGAGAATATTTCATGCGCCGAGCAAGCTTTACTTAACGGTCAAAGCCTCAATATCAATTCTCAAATGGCGATTGTAGCAGGGGAAATGGTTCACCAACTGCTTAATTCTCAACTCAAGAGGATGCAGGTAGAGGTAGATATTTTTCGGGGTTCAATGACTTCGACTTGGATTAGTCAAGAAAACATCGATCGCCTTGTTCAAAAAGCCGAACCGATCTAG
- a CDS encoding IS630 family transposase encodes MLSQYDRQVKQDERPIRYFVQDESRFGLHTIVGRLITAIGVKPIGQWQWLFKAFWLYGAVEPRSGESFWLQFSHVDTQCYQRFLDEFSQTYPDSLNILQVDNGRFHKGKDLILPENIILLFQPPYCPELNPIERLWEHIKADLKWTSFKTLAQLQTKVDQLIRDLTPEVIASITGYSFILDALSALDTI; translated from the coding sequence TTGCTAAGTCAGTATGATCGCCAAGTAAAGCAGGATGAGCGCCCGATTCGCTACTTTGTCCAAGATGAGAGTCGCTTTGGGCTTCATACCATTGTCGGGCGATTGATTACGGCTATTGGTGTCAAACCAATTGGGCAATGGCAGTGGTTATTCAAAGCATTCTGGCTCTACGGTGCCGTTGAACCTCGAAGTGGAGAATCTTTTTGGCTGCAATTTTCTCATGTTGATACCCAGTGCTATCAAAGATTTTTGGATGAGTTTTCTCAGACTTATCCTGATAGTCTCAACATTCTTCAAGTCGATAATGGGCGTTTTCACAAGGGCAAAGATTTGATTCTGCCAGAAAATATTATTTTATTGTTTCAACCACCTTACTGTCCTGAGTTGAATCCAATTGAGCGATTGTGGGAACACATAAAAGCGGATTTAAAGTGGACTTCGTTCAAGACTTTGGCTCAACTGCAAACCAAAGTCGATCAACTTATACGTGATTTGACACCAGAAGTGATTGCTTCTATCACGGGTTATTCCTTCATTTTGGATGCCCTATCTGCCTTGGATACCATTTAA
- a CDS encoding helix-turn-helix domain-containing protein, with translation MVGVTSIEIKESLDELAEQLRQVKSPRAKERLQVLYWLKQEKAPSISAIAKAIAKHRNTLQSWLSMYRKGGVEAMLAIKTSSGGVRVIPEWAEKTLAKRLTENRGFQSYGEVQQWLAETLGIKAEYHAVYQMTRYRLKAKLKVARPQNCKQDSEKRSAFKKTLQTTSSC, from the coding sequence ATGGTTGGTGTAACATCAATTGAAATCAAGGAAAGTTTGGATGAGCTGGCGGAACAGTTACGTCAAGTCAAATCACCGAGAGCGAAGGAAAGATTGCAAGTTCTCTACTGGTTGAAACAAGAAAAGGCACCAAGTATTAGCGCAATTGCCAAGGCGATCGCGAAGCATCGAAACACATTGCAAAGTTGGTTGTCGATGTACCGAAAAGGTGGAGTAGAGGCAATGTTGGCAATCAAGACATCATCTGGGGGAGTACGAGTAATTCCTGAATGGGCAGAAAAAACTCTGGCGAAGCGTTTAACAGAGAATCGTGGATTTCAAAGTTATGGAGAGGTGCAACAGTGGTTAGCGGAAACTTTGGGGATCAAGGCGGAGTATCATGCAGTCTATCAAATGACTCGCTATCGACTCAAAGCTAAACTGAAGGTTGCTCGTCCTCAAAATTGTAAGCAAGATAGCGAGAAGAGATCGGCTTTTAAAAAAACCTTGCAGACGACCTCAAGTTGCTAA
- a CDS encoding clan AA aspartic protease yields MMQGVVNSRREATLTVVVGNSNQQLQAIKTVIDTGFTGFLSLPSTIIAALNLPWSASDIVTLGDGSETLFDLYTAVVIWDGQYRDIYIAESETEPLLGMAMLYGYRLQVEAIEGDIVKIEAL; encoded by the coding sequence ATGATGCAAGGAGTAGTAAATTCACGGCGTGAAGCAACGCTGACTGTTGTTGTAGGTAACTCGAATCAGCAACTGCAAGCAATTAAAACAGTGATTGATACAGGATTCACTGGGTTTCTGTCTTTACCCTCTACAATTATTGCCGCCCTGAATTTACCTTGGAGTGCATCTGACATTGTTACATTGGGAGATGGAAGCGAAACTCTGTTTGATTTGTACACTGCGGTTGTGATTTGGGATGGGCAGTACCGCGACATTTATATTGCAGAATCAGAAACAGAACCTCTGCTCGGAATGGCGATGCTCTATGGTTATCGATTGCAGGTTGAAGCTATTGAGGGTGATATCGTCAAAATCGAAGCTTTGTGA
- a CDS encoding nucleotidyl transferase AbiEii/AbiGii toxin family protein, which translates to MTKELLNLTIPHSLPLLESLCWNIANPYNLSLKEMLSIYETRWRFRGLLGRATKAELNFVHLLAQAYNRPSLLPEQMEIDKQHFYQKVRGIINNLDPEILIEYQAYFGGGTMLSLERDCYRLSYDLDFLCNLDSFNRLRRWVDEGRVKELLKSDRLSIGEIKKDLYGIRMPLILDRELPPIKLEFIAENRFELNPCEIGELGLPLLNLTDRFTSKLLANADRYMDSSTHARDLIDLTILRLSRPIPTESILAAEANYRVRQPLREAIVNFQNKPEWRASCYEALSVDNPVRIIDGLDELATDFELEATERSFRETDFSYLETKQEEDPII; encoded by the coding sequence ATGACAAAGGAACTGCTTAATTTAACTATTCCTCACTCACTACCATTACTAGAATCTCTTTGTTGGAATATTGCCAATCCCTATAATCTTTCTTTAAAGGAAATGTTGTCTATCTATGAAACTAGATGGAGGTTTAGGGGGTTACTTGGCAGAGCAACTAAAGCCGAGTTAAATTTTGTTCACCTACTGGCTCAAGCGTACAATCGCCCATCCCTACTACCAGAACAAATGGAAATAGACAAACAGCATTTCTACCAGAAGGTTCGAGGAATTATTAACAATCTCGATCCAGAGATTTTAATTGAATACCAAGCTTATTTTGGCGGTGGCACGATGTTAAGCTTGGAGCGAGATTGCTACCGTCTTAGTTACGACTTAGATTTTCTCTGCAATTTAGACTCTTTTAATCGGTTGAGACGGTGGGTTGATGAGGGACGAGTAAAGGAACTACTCAAGAGCGATCGCCTGAGCATTGGCGAAATTAAAAAGGATCTTTATGGCATCAGAATGCCTCTAATTTTAGATCGAGAATTACCTCCAATTAAATTAGAGTTCATTGCCGAAAATCGCTTTGAACTCAATCCTTGTGAGATTGGAGAATTAGGACTTCCCTTGCTCAATTTAACCGATCGCTTTACTAGCAAACTACTAGCTAATGCCGATCGCTATATGGATTCTTCTACTCACGCCAGGGATTTGATCGACCTGACAATACTACGCTTATCTAGACCAATTCCCACCGAATCAATCTTGGCAGCAGAAGCCAACTATCGAGTAAGACAACCTTTAAGAGAAGCGATCGTCAATTTTCAAAACAAGCCAGAATGGAGAGCTAGTTGCTATGAGGCTTTAAGTGTTGACAATCCAGTTAGGATAATTGATGGTTTGGATGAGTTGGCAACAGATTTCGAGCTGGAAGCGACCGAAAGAAGCTTTCGAGAAACTGATTTTAGTTATTTAGAAACCAAGCAAGAAGAAGATCCCATAATTTGA
- a CDS encoding YafY family transcriptional regulator → MNLIRSHQPITAGQLAERVGVSVRTIYRYIDDLSVSGIPIYGEPGVGYALDKDFELPPLTLTHDEIAALLLGIEMLSRSTGTDLEAAAKTLLSKVGAVLPPRSVDPTRASIRALGNLLNDQSLRYWNALYRAIQQQQAVRIEYLSLDEQLSQRTIFPLGLFYWGSKWTVGTWCTLRETYRDFRIDRIQALDFASDFEFPSQEINLDTYTEFQLERMKLSGFQPLT, encoded by the coding sequence GTGAATCTCATCAGATCCCACCAACCCATTACAGCAGGACAACTCGCTGAACGAGTTGGTGTTTCTGTGCGTACGATTTATCGATATATTGATGATCTTTCGGTGAGTGGTATTCCAATCTACGGTGAGCCTGGTGTCGGTTATGCTCTGGATAAAGATTTTGAGTTACCGCCGCTCACTCTAACTCATGATGAGATTGCCGCTCTACTGTTGGGGATTGAAATGTTGTCGCGATCGACTGGGACTGATTTGGAGGCAGCAGCAAAAACGCTTCTCAGCAAAGTTGGAGCAGTGTTGCCACCACGCAGTGTTGATCCAACTCGCGCATCTATTCGAGCGTTAGGTAATCTTTTGAATGACCAAAGCTTAAGATATTGGAATGCTCTTTATCGAGCTATTCAACAGCAACAAGCCGTCAGAATCGAGTACTTGAGCTTGGATGAGCAACTATCTCAGAGAACTATCTTCCCGTTGGGACTATTCTATTGGGGCAGTAAATGGACGGTTGGAACATGGTGTACGCTTAGAGAGACGTACCGAGATTTCCGCATTGATCGCATTCAAGCTCTTGATTTCGCTTCAGATTTTGAATTTCCAAGTCAAGAAATCAATCTTGATACCTACACAGAATTTCAACTTGAGAGAATGAAATTATCTGGATTCCAGCCACTGACATAA
- a CDS encoding aromatic ring-hydroxylating dioxygenase subunit alpha, whose amino-acid sequence MFEMFPNFWTPVLPVAEIGTVPIAVELAGESLVLFRSSSDQFAAFLDRCPHRGAPLSQGQVTADGCLECPYHGWQFASNGACVQVPFNSLNPNHLSKLSIGSFPVRVIAGMLWIFTGTENVPEPELPSSLLESEDRYVIHHEIWNAHWTQAVDISLDYLHLPFVHRNSFGGELNDAAHKDAIAQISVTSTTNGMTVTNRLNTLSSGTEIDWHQPNNIVLNLDGMPLLPHFFAIPINTQQMRFMQVLLPNPGIDRSNFDFDEFFAASDDDRSMVEAQIGEVLNVKEGYNVSTDEPSLRFRRWYYRAVKNKRTEATQDMSTGR is encoded by the coding sequence ATGTTTGAGATGTTTCCTAACTTTTGGACTCCTGTATTGCCTGTCGCTGAAATCGGAACAGTTCCTATTGCAGTTGAATTAGCAGGCGAATCACTCGTTCTATTTCGGAGTTCGTCTGATCAGTTTGCAGCGTTTCTAGATCGCTGTCCTCATCGCGGTGCGCCGCTTTCTCAGGGACAAGTGACAGCCGACGGTTGCCTTGAATGTCCCTATCATGGCTGGCAATTTGCCTCAAATGGTGCTTGTGTTCAGGTTCCCTTCAACTCACTTAACCCAAATCACCTTTCAAAACTGTCGATCGGGAGCTTTCCGGTCAGAGTGATTGCAGGGATGCTCTGGATTTTTACAGGAACAGAAAATGTGCCAGAACCAGAGTTGCCGTCAAGTTTGTTAGAGTCCGAGGATCGCTATGTAATTCACCATGAGATCTGGAATGCTCATTGGACACAGGCGGTTGACATTTCGCTGGATTATCTGCATCTCCCTTTTGTTCATCGAAATTCATTTGGTGGCGAGCTAAATGACGCAGCACACAAAGATGCGATCGCCCAAATCAGCGTTACTTCAACGACAAATGGGATGACGGTTACTAATCGGCTCAATACCTTATCTTCTGGAACTGAAATTGACTGGCATCAGCCGAATAATATCGTTCTAAATCTGGACGGAATGCCTCTTCTTCCCCATTTCTTTGCAATTCCGATTAATACCCAGCAAATGCGATTTATGCAGGTTCTTCTACCCAACCCTGGAATCGATCGGAGTAACTTTGATTTTGATGAGTTTTTTGCAGCATCCGACGACGATCGTAGCATGGTTGAGGCACAAATAGGTGAAGTTCTCAATGTAAAGGAAGGATATAATGTGTCTACCGATGAACCCTCACTGAGATTTCGTCGTTGGTACTACCGCGCAGTCAAAAATAAGAGAACAGAAGCTACTCAAGACATGAGTACTGGTAGATGA
- a CDS encoding BrnA antitoxin family protein: protein MNSEYDFSQGSRGAVEPIPPGKSRITIRLDDDVLAWFRGEVHERGGGNYQTLINEALRQHIQQKREPLEDTLRRVLREELKQVEKQ from the coding sequence ATGAACTCAGAATATGATTTTAGTCAAGGCTCACGGGGTGCTGTTGAACCAATTCCACCAGGAAAAAGCCGTATTACGATTCGCCTAGATGATGATGTCTTGGCATGGTTTCGAGGGGAAGTTCACGAAAGGGGCGGTGGCAATTACCAAACATTAATTAACGAGGCACTGCGACAACATATCCAACAAAAACGTGAACCGTTAGAAGATACATTACGGCGAGTTTTGCGAGAAGAACTAAAGCAAGTAGAAAAACAATAA
- a CDS encoding BrnT family toxin: MRYQWDRNKALSNLNKHGINFADAISVFSDELAITLFDE, encoded by the coding sequence ATGAGGTATCAATGGGACAGAAACAAGGCATTAAGCAACTTAAACAAACATGGCATAAATTTTGCTGATGCCATATCAGTCTTTTCAGACGAATTAGCAATCACCCTTTTTGATGAATGA
- a CDS encoding SLATT domain-containing protein — protein MNKAENIYEELLDLERNSRSAKEAHFNAAHRKRQKHTNIGVSIIIANILIFSPLINLIFSNNPDQLAITIKILAIVGAALAGIQTLFNWQKESELHLSAGEVYASIYHRSGSLLAKYRDEIIDSNELSQSFDSLQDEYLKANSNYKLCIPSGNDYKEADKSMSRRSKNKQIKISSNAIKN, from the coding sequence ATTAACAAAGCTGAAAATATTTACGAAGAATTATTGGATTTAGAAAGAAACTCTAGAAGTGCTAAAGAAGCACATTTTAATGCTGCCCACAGAAAAAGACAAAAGCATACAAATATTGGTGTGTCCATAATAATAGCTAATATTTTAATCTTTTCTCCTTTAATTAATTTGATTTTTTCTAACAATCCAGATCAATTGGCAATCACAATCAAAATTTTAGCCATTGTTGGAGCAGCTTTAGCTGGTATTCAGACACTTTTCAACTGGCAAAAAGAATCAGAATTACATCTGAGTGCTGGTGAAGTGTATGCAAGTATTTATCATAGAAGTGGAAGTTTATTGGCTAAATATAGAGATGAAATTATTGATTCTAATGAATTAAGTCAATCCTTTGACTCTCTACAAGATGAATATCTCAAAGCAAATAGCAATTATAAATTATGTATTCCTTCTGGAAATGACTATAAAGAAGCTGATAAAAGTATGTCTAGAAGAAGCAAAAACAAGCAAATAAAAATTTCATCAAATGCAATTAAAAATTAA
- a CDS encoding protein kinase, protein MKVIREISRGGFGRVEEVKLANGEHYARKIFNPAFLTSSEYEYQKLVKRFQREVRVQSALKSSSFIPVVKEELNDYEPYYLMPLAEKNLYQEIQESKKSGIVPRQALSDVLNALEELHELGYVHRDLKPANVLFLKGLWKLSDFGLVLPPEGTTTKLTSIDSNWGTASYCAPEQSIEFRNATFSADIYAFGCILHDIYGNRQRVPYQRYSAPGEIGGIIEKCTEIRPEKRFQSVRALRGVLLTLLSSAPTITPSPEAADWLEAVSEVTKWDSTELMKFIRFLSNEADESDRYTVLRDLNEEALTHINLLDTDLFKTIASIYCEWIGNSDFAWDFCDVLIRRLEQIFELGDIECKANVVLAAVQLGKKHHRFFVMRRVIQMCGTILDDIVARRIVIEINAQEQQSAFINFVKVLDRDFNEYHPRIAELLTQFVTLSP, encoded by the coding sequence ATGAAAGTAATTAGAGAAATTAGTCGCGGAGGTTTTGGTCGAGTTGAAGAAGTTAAATTGGCTAACGGTGAACATTATGCGCGTAAAATTTTTAACCCAGCCTTTCTTACTTCATCGGAATATGAATATCAGAAACTAGTCAAGCGTTTTCAGCGTGAGGTTCGTGTTCAATCTGCACTAAAATCAAGTTCTTTTATTCCAGTTGTAAAAGAAGAACTCAACGACTATGAACCATACTATTTAATGCCTCTCGCTGAAAAAAACTTATATCAAGAAATTCAAGAATCAAAAAAATCTGGAATTGTTCCACGACAAGCATTATCAGATGTGTTGAACGCATTAGAGGAACTTCATGAGCTAGGATATGTGCATCGTGATTTGAAACCAGCTAACGTTCTATTTCTAAAAGGCTTGTGGAAGCTTAGTGATTTTGGTCTTGTCCTACCGCCTGAAGGTACAACTACGAAGCTAACATCTATTGATTCCAATTGGGGGACTGCAAGCTACTGCGCGCCTGAGCAGTCAATTGAGTTTCGTAATGCTACTTTTTCGGCAGATATTTATGCATTCGGATGTATCCTTCATGATATCTATGGAAATCGTCAGCGAGTGCCTTATCAGCGATACTCTGCTCCAGGTGAAATTGGTGGGATTATTGAAAAGTGTACGGAGATTCGACCAGAAAAGCGATTTCAAAGTGTCAGGGCATTACGTGGGGTACTTCTGACTCTTCTTAGTTCAGCACCTACCATAACTCCAAGTCCTGAAGCAGCAGATTGGCTTGAAGCTGTTTCAGAAGTTACTAAATGGGATAGCACAGAACTTATGAAGTTTATCCGCTTTCTTTCTAACGAAGCTGATGAAAGTGATCGGTATACAGTTCTGCGAGATCTCAATGAAGAAGCTTTGACTCATATTAATTTACTTGACACAGATCTCTTTAAGACTATTGCTAGTATCTACTGTGAATGGATCGGAAATTCAGATTTTGCATGGGATTTTTGTGACGTTCTCATTCGTCGTTTGGAGCAAATTTTTGAATTGGGTGACATTGAGTGTAAAGCCAATGTTGTACTTGCTGCCGTACAGCTTGGTAAAAAACATCATCGCTTCTTTGTAATGCGTCGTGTAATACAAATGTGCGGAACAATTCTTGATGACATAGTTGCGCGACGAATAGTGATAGAAATCAATGCTCAGGAACAACAATCAGCTTTTATTAATTTTGTAAAGGTTCTTGACCGAGACTTTAACGAATATCACCCTCGTATTGCTGAACTTCTTACTCAGTTCGTCACATTATCACCCTAG
- a CDS encoding HNH endonuclease codes for MPVNPNLYPDNWQELARTVKESQNWCCECCGKKCYKPGEKPDDLTRAEWTADILQVHHRNHDTMDNRLSNLLSVCAACHLDLHRGRYSSVSEGQLSLW; via the coding sequence ATGCCTGTAAACCCCAATCTCTACCCCGACAACTGGCAAGAATTAGCTCGGACAGTGAAAGAGAGTCAAAATTGGTGCTGTGAGTGTTGTGGCAAGAAATGCTATAAACCAGGAGAAAAACCCGATGATTTAACTCGTGCGGAGTGGACGGCAGATATTCTTCAGGTACACCATCGCAACCATGACACTATGGATAATCGATTATCTAATCTGTTGTCTGTCTGTGCAGCCTGTCATTTAGATTTACATAGGGGGCGGTATAGCAGCGTTAGTGAGGGTCAGTTGTCGTTGTGGTAA